The following coding sequences lie in one Spirosoma sp. KUDC1026 genomic window:
- a CDS encoding SusD/RagB family nutrient-binding outer membrane lipoprotein — MKKNHIYWVLSLLLLATSSCNDYLDINTNPNSATVVSAPLVLPQAIVGSASLSVSYNNYGGHFGGYLANAGGFSAFGNLLNYNITPIDYNGLWVNTYDNLEDYKYVITQTEGLDEQSYYNAVAKIMTALNFQRLVDAFGDVPYSEALGGNGNRTPKYDSAPVIYQDLVNQLDNAIAIINNAKSPIALNSSSDPMFGGNMTSWKQFANTLKLRMLIRVSGVSSLSSFVTTKFAALDRTLGFITTDAIVNPGYVKQDGKQNPLWNSWGYTVAGALSNSSRIPTQFIYGFYKGQKLTDNGRGAVIFKNFSAGTTPVNQLGNEVNAPTIITNYPTWYTGTYSSASSISNSLGILKGPSMGQPIMLAAESYFLQAEAQLKGFLTGDVTTSFNQGITQSFTYLYKDVTNVVSSTKNVATDVAAYKTDNAGSYLVNINLATTNAQRLEAIITQKYIAVNMINSDEGWNEFRRTGYPVTNPAGNGYTNIASNKSNSTRADKMITRVLYPSSEQSYNAANYRPINQFADLIFWDPN; from the coding sequence ATGAAAAAAAATCACATATATTGGGTTCTGTCGCTGCTATTGCTGGCTACGTCATCCTGTAACGACTATCTGGACATTAATACCAATCCGAACTCGGCAACCGTCGTATCGGCCCCCCTGGTGCTACCTCAGGCTATCGTTGGTTCAGCTTCATTATCTGTCAGCTACAATAACTACGGCGGGCATTTCGGGGGTTATCTGGCCAACGCCGGTGGTTTCTCTGCTTTCGGCAACTTACTCAACTACAACATTACCCCAATTGATTATAATGGTCTGTGGGTAAATACGTATGACAATCTGGAAGATTACAAATACGTAATCACCCAGACGGAGGGCTTGGACGAGCAATCGTACTATAACGCAGTCGCCAAGATCATGACGGCTTTAAATTTTCAACGGCTGGTCGATGCGTTTGGTGATGTACCGTATTCGGAAGCTTTGGGAGGTAACGGAAACCGAACACCAAAGTACGATTCAGCTCCGGTGATTTATCAGGACCTGGTCAACCAACTGGACAACGCAATTGCGATCATTAACAACGCTAAATCGCCAATCGCGCTGAATTCATCGTCCGATCCTATGTTTGGTGGTAACATGACAAGCTGGAAACAGTTTGCCAATACGCTGAAACTGCGCATGCTGATTCGTGTATCGGGTGTGTCGTCGTTGTCATCGTTTGTTACAACAAAGTTTGCTGCGCTGGATAGAACACTTGGTTTTATTACTACCGATGCAATTGTCAATCCTGGTTATGTGAAGCAGGATGGTAAACAGAATCCCTTGTGGAACTCATGGGGCTATACGGTAGCTGGTGCTTTGTCAAACTCTTCCCGTATTCCAACACAGTTTATTTATGGCTTCTACAAAGGTCAGAAATTGACTGATAACGGTCGGGGTGCTGTCATCTTCAAGAACTTCTCGGCGGGTACAACGCCTGTCAATCAGCTAGGAAACGAAGTAAACGCACCAACGATCATTACCAACTACCCAACTTGGTATACCGGTACCTACAGTAGCGCATCGAGCATCTCGAACTCGCTGGGCATTCTGAAAGGCCCCTCGATGGGACAGCCCATCATGCTGGCGGCTGAATCGTATTTCCTGCAGGCCGAAGCGCAATTAAAAGGTTTCCTGACCGGCGACGTAACAACCAGCTTCAATCAGGGTATTACGCAGTCGTTCACGTATCTCTATAAGGACGTAACGAACGTTGTATCTTCTACAAAGAACGTTGCAACGGACGTAGCGGCCTACAAAACCGACAACGCAGGCAGCTACCTGGTGAACATCAACCTGGCAACGACCAACGCACAACGTCTGGAAGCAATCATTACGCAGAAATACATTGCGGTGAACATGATCAATTCCGATGAAGGCTGGAACGAGTTCCGTCGGACGGGGTATCCTGTCACGAACCCAGCGGGCAACGGTTATACGAACATCGCGTCGAACAAATCGAACTCAACGCGGGCTGATAAAATGATTACTCGAGTGCTGTACCCATCGTCGGAGCAGTCGTATAACGCGGCTAACTACCGGCCCATTAATCAGTTTGCCGATTTAATTTTCTGGGATCCTAATTGA